The Hevea brasiliensis isolate MT/VB/25A 57/8 chromosome 1, ASM3005281v1, whole genome shotgun sequence genome has a window encoding:
- the LOC110670655 gene encoding GDSL esterase/lipase 4-like, with protein MAISLRSHMYFLAFCASLLIPTNCQTEPPENHVALFIFGDSLFDAGNNKFLKNAAFRADFWPYGETFFKNATGRFSDGRLIPDFIAGYLKLPLLPPYLQPGNQDYIYGVNFASAGAGALVETRQGTVIDLNTQLGYFKDVEKKLRQELGDAETYKLISKALHLFSVGGNDYIAFFTNSTALRSFSKEEYVRIVIGNLTTVIKEIYKNGGRRFGFANVGPYGCAPYSRALSSSGGCLEEATALVKLHNRELSKVLEDLQKELKEFGYSILDFYTSLSKRMDNPSKYGFKVGKVACCCSGPFKGILNCGVKNQYELCDDPTEYLFFDSAHLTDKAHNQLAELMWSGSPDVTRPSNLKTVLKA; from the exons ATGGCAATAAGCTTAAGGTCCCATATGTATTTCTTGGCTTTTTGTGCAAGCCTTCTCATCCCAACTAACTGCCAAACTGAGCCTCCAGAGAACCATGTTGCCTTGTTCATTTTTGGCGATTCACTATTTGATGCAGGAAACAACAAATTCCTCAAGAATGCTGCTTTCAGGGCAGATTTTTGGCCCTATGGAGAAACATTCTTCAAGAATGCCACTGGGAGATTTTCTGATGGTCGATTAATTCCAGATTTCATTG CTGGGTATTTGAAGTTACCGCTGCTTCCACCGTATCTTCAGCCTGGTAATCAGGACTATATATATGGAGTGAACTTTGCTTCAGCTGGAGCTGGTGCTCTTGTTGAAACTCGTCAAGGAACG GTGATAGACCTTAATACTCAGCTTGGTTATTTCAAAGACGTAGAGAAAAAGCTGAGACAGGAACTAGGTGATGCAGAGACTTACAAATTAATATCCAAAGCCCTTCACTTATTTAGCGTTGGAGGCAACGATTACATAGCATTTTTCACAAATTCGACTGCGTTGCGGTCATTTTCCAAGGAGGAATACGTTAGGATAGTTATCGGCAACCTGACAACTGTGATCAAA GAAATTTACAAGAATGGGGGAAGGAGATTTGGATTTGCAAATGTAGGGCCTTATGGTTGCGCACCATACAGTAGAGCACTAAGTAGCAGCGGTGGCTGCCTGGAAGAAGCCACAGCTCTAGTAAAACTACACAATAGAGAACTTTCAAAGGTCCTTGAAGATCTACAGAAAGAGCTAAAAGAGTTTGGTTATTCAATTCTTGATTTCTACACTTCATTAAGCAAAAGAATGGACAACCCTTCAAAATATG GTTTTAAGGTGGGGAAAGTGGCTTGTTGTTGCTCTGGGCCTTTTAAAGGAATTTTAAACTGTGGAGTAAAAAATCAGTATGAATTGTGCGATGATCCCACTGAGTATTTGTTCTTTGATTCTGCTCATCTTACTGACAAGGCCCACAATCAACTTGCTGAGCTCATGTGGAGTGGAAGCCCTGATGTTACAAGGCCCTCCAATCTCAAGACAGTCCTGAAGGcttaa